The sequence CTCCTTTTTACAGACTCTGGTTCTGCTTCCTGAAAGTTGTTTGAAATAAACTGTTAGCGCCGTTTCTCATGACCTGacaatgttttctttcataCTCTATCATGCTGCActtcatataaatatatgtcTACTGTAACAAATGCCCGGATTACTGTCTTTATATTTTCTTGagcttctttctgtctttcacagctCTGATATTTGTCACAGCCGAGTGACAGGAGCGACGCTCAAGTATATATGACTTTAGATTTAAAATGAGCCTTGATTAACAACTTTAGTTTCACTCAGCAAATTATGTCATCCTGCATCTGTGTCACACGTGGCATGTTATTACACTCTTGTGACATATTTCAGTGCTGTTGAACCAAGAATTGGGTGATATGATTGCTCCTGTGATCTCCTCCCCATCCTGCCTTATATCTTGTACACAGGAGCAGCGAGGCCCCCCTGAGCTGTGTGGTCACCGATAGCCTGGCAGAAACGAGCCCTGAGTTGCAGCGCTGTGTTGAATGGCTCCAGGCGTACTTCAGTGAGCCACAGACCACTGGGAGTCTCCCGctccctgcctttcaccacCCCGCCCTGCAAGGAGGTCTGTCATGGATAAATATTTGCAGAGCCATGACTGGGATCAGGCTTTCACTCTTAATTGTCAGTTACATCACTTACACTCACTGGCTCACTGTGTTATAATGAAGTATTTTATGgctgagagagagcgagagggagagagcaagagcAGAGGAAAAgcgagtgagtgagtgtgagcaaaggagagagaacagaacaCAGAGCTGTAACTTGGTTCAGTAATCTGTGGCAGCTCTTACCACGCGTGTTAGTCTTGGCAAGCTTTTCCATGATTCTTGGCACATTCTTTGAAACTGATCGAATTCCACTCTTGACATTTTCAGACaggaagctttttttttttaatgagaacaTGTGAATGGTGGTAAAGTTTGAATGAGCTTATTGTTGGCTTGACCAGTCACCTAAGGCGAGTAAAATGAAAGTACCCCAAAAATGGACAATTAGTGTCCTTTCAACTGGTAGTTGAGACTGCAGAGTGAATGATTGAGAggactgaggggaaaaaaagaaaagaaaaatagagagGAATTAATtatccctgtttttttttttcgtttcaTGGAAACAAACAATGCACACAACCTGATAACTCATATTTGAAATCATAAACTTATCATGCTCGTGCCGTTTTCAAAACAATTAGTAGCTATTTCTTTGTCACACTGAGACACTCATTGCATTTTAACTTAAAGATTTTCAGAAGCGCTCATTTAGACCCagaaacacacctacacagaagaaaaataactttaatatATGCATTTAACAATTGCGCCTCTCTTCCCCTGCAATCAGGCCTTAGTTGCTCTCTAATTTCATGCAGATCTGCAGTGCTTGAGTGATGGCATTTTCAATGAGCAGGTACTCCATCGAGACCCTGTATACAGCTATGAGTCCCACGCTCCCGCAAAGGCAATGCAGAAATACATCAGGACCAATTACGATATCAACTTTCAGTGTGATTCCCTTCGCCACCAAGTGCTTGTGTACCAGCCCCAGGCTCTTTCAAATCGCATCTCATCTGAAGTCTTTGGGGTTTTAATTAAATTTCAGGATAGATGGAATTCTTCATTAGTACCTGATCTGAATAGGTGATTGTGCTGTGTTCCACCTCTCTCCCTCGTCTGTTGTTTTGGGGCTCAGTAAATACAGGGTTTAGGCTTAGATTGCTCTCAGAAGTCAGAACCATAGGCCATGCcagtataaaaatgttaaatgtgagcaTCAAGAGTATTTGTCTTTTGAGGGaggaaaatagttttttttttttttttttttgtgcttgttgATTCACAAAATATTAAGGATCACTTACTGCTGTACAAATTCCTGCTCGATCTAGTAATGCAGCCACTGCTtgcctgggaaaaaaaaaatacaagtttaATCAGGTCATTACAATCTGTGACAACCAACTTTTGTTTGCTCAGTTATCTTGTGGGAGAAGCTGAACACGACAGCGCTCTCGCAGCACTTGTCATGTAATATTGAGTTGTGACCTTCACTTGAAGCGTTGCcatgtttatttacacatttctgaCAAAACAAGCCACTTTTCATATTAGCTGTCACGATATACGTGAACAACAGAGGTGACATGAAAGGAGACGTGAGGTGCAGTTTTCTATACTGTCTGACTGTCATGTGCAACATCATACACAAGTTTGGTCGACGGGTGAAGGAATGgcgagtgtgtgcatgtgtcttgcTCATTGAGCACGTGTAcgttttgtgtgtgcgtgcacttaCATGCACATTCACCCCCTcggaaaaacacagacactctCGTAGGTTCTTAAAACGATGCATATTCTTATCTCATTAATTATACATCCATATGTAACAGACGAGAGGATCTTAGTCTCGGTAAGCGGCAAAGGGAATGTGCAGGGAGGGGGCCAGGCAAAGGGGGAAGGGCGCTCTTCAAAGCCCAAATGACTGTGTTCCTGCAGGAGCCTGAACCTCCCCCTGTGCACAGTGCAGGGTGAGATGAGACACTCACCAGGACTCGCCCCTGTGATGTGGAGAGGAATTAGGGAAATGAACGTTTTTAGAATATCGAATAATCAGAGAATCATCAGCACCCCGTCAGCCTTCAAAAGTATGGATCCCTCAAGACTCAAGAGACACTTTGACTAGGAGTCAAAGTCTTCCCTCCCATTAGACACAAAGGATAATGAGGTAGCTGCATTTCTGCTATTGTCTTTTTACTCTCACAGCCATGTATGAGGTGACTGTCAGCTGGAAATCATCTCTTCCAATCTGTCATTAGCAGGGCAGATGGAATtgaatttattgttttcttactTTCCTTTCAAATTGTCCCCCATATACAAAATTATGAGCAAATCAATCATATGTCAATATCTTTATAATCACAATATGTACTTGATTCTACTCTGGGTCACTCTGCCTCTGCAGTGGCCCTATTGCCTGGCCTCATTGCAGGTAATGACCTGTGACATAATTATGGGATGTCTGTAAACATGTAAGTGGTTCCTCTcaacttttatttaaacaattgACATCACTGCACCCTGATCTAAAGAGGGTCCTGACCCCAGACACACCGTATTAGGCTCTTTATGAAGTATGGGGCTAGGGGACTGTGCTCCAAATCATTGCTGGTCACCTCGTGTGACCTGCTTGAAGTCTCTGTCACTTGCACTGATGAGGGCAAAGTTCTTTAACCTCTCAATCCACACATAAAAGAGCAGACACTTGTTTTTGTCCGGAAATGTTGAAGATGTGAAACCTTCCAGGAGAAACAGCTGCTCAGGATTTGTGAAAGGTGTGAACAGCGATGTAGATTCTGCTCGTAGGCGAAAGTGCTCAGTAGCGTCTGTTGGTGTGACACTGACTTTGGTTGTTTATCAATAACATTTTCATCAACAGGGATTTGTCATAGCCATAGTCTGGGCAGGTTGTCATCTACCCACCAGTGACAAAGCAATATCAGTATGTACCACACACATCATGTGGCCAAATCCGAGATTTATCAGGGAGAAGAGTGCATAAACGAAATTTCTGGGTTGTATCTTATCTCCTCATAACATTAAGTCTGTCTGCGTAAGAGCCCGTCATCTCGTTGACAGCGTGATTATTACCTGAAAAATTATTAAACAGTACCTACGGGCCTTGTTCAAGACAAAGAACTCACATGGGTGTGCATCAATCAAATGTATCCCCTTTAGGTTTTACACTTATTCCCCCCAGTTTAGGCAAATTGCCTTGTTCACGTGGCTTTGTGTAGCGGAGAGTGACTATAAGGTAGCGATGGAGCCTGGGGAGCAAAGGATGTTCACTCTGTAGAAGAGAGACAGGGGTGTGACATGTTTTCACACAATGCCAATTTAGAGGGATTTCTCATAGATCACTTGTCATGTGCTCTCTTAGACCATATAAATGAGAGAGAATGGGAGATCACTAATtgaatttttatgactgagtaCATGTATATACTAGAAGAATTTCACCCCCTCTTGATAACGAGACTATTGTTCCCCATCTTGTtctctgtgcaaaaaaaaaaaaaaaaagtgttgttcACTTCCTACACAAACTCAGTGCATCAGTATCTTGAGGTTTTAAGATGCTTAAAATACTTTCCCCTCTTCTTTAGCAATCAGAGCTAAGCAAACATGCCTCTCAGTCACTGCCTGGTAATCCAGAAAAAAGATAATGCTACTGCTAAAGTGCTAATGAAATCAAAGCCGTTAATGTGGTCGGTTAAGCTGCGGATGATTTGAAGAATTCCGCCATTTAAGTGAAGATGATATAATGAATCTACTCTGAATAGAAAGCAATTAAAAGGACAAATTGGTCTGATTAACCTCAAAGTCATCCCACCGCCACAAATGGTGTGCAAcattcaaattattattattaaaaatctgGAGCAGATTTGCAGTCTTTTTGGCCTCTCTTAATCCTTTTAAATGAAGGAGcgaacttttttaattttagctgTGACCTTTCAAAGCATAACCTAGATTTTTCTGCCATAGAAATAATTTTCTCACATCAGCTTCTGTAGCATGTTAATACTAGTTCTGAGGTCAAATTGAGTGACTTCtatgtattttgttgtttaatgagTATTGTAACGAGAAAAAAAGGGAATCATAGAGAAAGCCCCTTTGAAGAAGTAGACCTCAAGCACATGGTTGGatatgatgaaaaaaatatttattaagtGAATCAGAATCATCAAAGCAGTGATGCCTcaaatgtttgatttaaattCTAAGCAGTAGTTTATTTGAAAAGAGGACAATCCACTTTGTGTCTTGTTGTCATCAGCCCCACAGTCAGCTGTCTGAGTTTGATTGATTAAATGAGGGCCTCTTCTCTCCTTGTGTCTCCTGTGCTTCCGCTCTGTCCTCTGCTTTGTGGCGTAGACACATTTACGAGCCGCGTGTTGCAGGTGCTACTGAGAGACGTGAAGTTTGGAGAGACAGTCTCATACAAACACCTCGCTGAGATGGCGGGAAACCCCAGAGCGGTGCGGGCAGTGGGAGGGGCCATGAGGAGGAACCCGGTGAGTGTGGATGACACTGATTGACAGGTTTctcttttactttattttagtCAGATAGGTAAAAGGATagcattttgtagttttatttaattttaatgtttaccGCGTCTAAATTTGCTGTGCGTGGCAAAGTGACAGACAATAATGCTGACTATAGTCAAAAGTTAATAACTTTATAAGggtaatgaataatgaatttgGTAAGTAATCCTGGAGAAACCATGGCAGCATTCACAGTATTCAATATAGAGCAGCTGTCAATTGACAGGTAATTAATCTACAAGTATTTTGATAAGCTAGTGATTTAAATCTCTATTtgggaaaacaagaaaactccAATGATTCTGGGAAATGTCACTTTGGGAACTCCAATGGATGTTTTTCACAACTTTCAGATCTATAGACTTAAACAGTTGTAGCTCTAATTAAATATCATATAATTGTAGTTTGGATTATGTGGATAAACATGCAGTAGTTGCAATATGTTTTACATTAGTCTTTAGTCCTGTAGTTACATATAAAATTttggaaaaatattaaatggaTTAATAATAAGGTAAATGAATTGCATAAACAAATGcgaaacaaaataataaatgcatatAATTGCGATCTATGCTATGTACAACTACACATATATGATCatatatgtacacatacacaactTACGGTTAACACTGGAAACGCATGAAACATGATATTTATAGAAGAGAGGCACTACTTTCAAAAACAAGTTGTGTACGCCTCAGGAGCTTTCCCTGATGCAGGATATGTAATCTAAACTGTAGGTGTGTTTGAATATGCGTGATGGCGAAATAAACGCCCCCCTCTGAGAATGGCTAAGAAGTAAAAGTCTACCTCCAACACGATTTTAAACCCACACCTTTTGTTCCTGTTCTCTCAAGTCTTTACTGTAGATGTTTGCTGCAAATCTCCGATTCTTGTAGGAAACCTGGCCTGCATCATTTTGCCCATGAATCCACTGTGTACAAAATGGAGGGCTAGAGGGCAAGTGGTGTGTCTTCTTTTGATCAAACCCTTTGATCAAAGCCCGTTTAGCTCTGCCCATGTAGTGCTGTGGGCACCACCGGTGTGCTCTGTGAGGCAGAGAACACTTCTTGTACAGAAAGGCAGCCAGTGAGATGTTCTCCCTCATACCGTATGTGGTGTAAAATAGTTTGTGTACATCCTCATTTTAGTActgtgttttttgctgttttaaaaaaaattctaatgAGAGAAAGCAATTTATAACATGGAATAAATGCAGATAAACCAATGCAGATTaaaagtcagattttatttttgatgttcTCCATATAgtttctttatatttcattaGCCAATGGCATTGCTTCTGGATGGCTGTATAATGCTTCTCAGTCTCatgtttttcagacatttctttCCTTTCGTCAGGGAGGCTGGGAGCCTGAGCCCTCAGCTCCTGATACAGATCCAGAGTCAGATTGTCAGTGTCAATTACTTGTCAGTAGCGCTGCTCCGCTCGGGCTTCAGCTGTGAAAAGCTCAGTGTGCTCAATCGATCTTCGCCTCTCTGTGGCACTTCTTCTTCACCAGGATTTGAGTATTGATAAGCCTGGTGTAGTGCTCTTTTCCCCCCAAGTGAAGAGGCAGATCCGAAGGCCTTGAGGGTACCCTGCTCTGCCTCCAAACCCGGGGAACAATATTGATCCAAATACTCGAGCAGTATTTCTCTGTCTGCAAGGTTAATCTGGGGCTCGGAAAGTTTTATTGCGGTTGATATGGGAGCGGGTTTAATGATGGATTTGAACTGAAACACACTGCATGTCCAACTTTTATATAAAATGCTGGAAGTGCAGCCATCAAGCCTGTATAACTCAGTTAAACTGGAGAAATATAGTCACAATGCAGCAGTGGCggtgatgtttttctgttcagtgtaacaagaacaaaatgagGGCAATATTgagaatgttttaaaaaaaataattgctgTGATTCACGCCAACCATTGCCACTCTTCTTGTTCTGAATTTACAATGATCGAAGTGTTTTAGGCTTGCTTGTTTAATCTTTCTCCAGCCATTTAGTTTACAAAGAACTTGGGACCCCCCTGGCAGTCGTCTGCAACAAGAGTAAACGCTCCACCGACTTCCTCTTTTTAATGATCACAGGGTTATCAGATCTTAATGTTGACACCCTCTCGATTGAATATTCATCCTGCTGGTGTTTTTGCCCA is a genomic window of Mastacembelus armatus chromosome 15, fMasArm1.2, whole genome shotgun sequence containing:
- the LOC113131384 gene encoding methylated-DNA--protein-cysteine methyltransferase produces the protein MMKQWESQCTQKTISLLSPLGTIQVSGCENGVHTIQILMDVAPAERSSEAPLSCVVTDSLAETSPELQRCVEWLQAYFSEPQTTGSLPLPAFHHPALQGDTFTSRVLQVLLRDVKFGETVSYKHLAEMAGNPRAVRAVGGAMRRNPVPLLIPCHRVISSSGQSGPYMSGKGDHLKQWLLTHERLRGEG